TTTCAGATTTGTTCTTTAACTATTGGTCCCTTTATTTGGATACATAAGAAATTTGTTTATACTGATGATAAAAGAAACATATTTGCATGTAAAAGGTACTGTCCACAGAATGCATTGTCCTACCCTGACATTGCCTCATAGGAGCATTTACCTATACTGACATCAAATGTGCACACgaaaaactgttgttttaatCAACCATGTCATCTATACACAGACATCCGTCTGAAAAACATCACAGCACACATCCAAATCAAATCAATTCATTCTTATCCTCACCACGGGATGGTAACATAAAGGGCACCGTGTCCTTGCTCTGGTCAAGcatgaaaatattatttcacCCCTCAAGTGAAATTGATCCTTCTGTGTGACTGTAGCATTCCAGACGCTGGCTGTTCGCTGGTCTAAGCAGTACAGCACCGCGGTTACGCGCTGCCTGTCTGACCCACACAAAATCCTGCCAAAGTAATATCAGAGGCCAGTGGAAAGCAATTACAGCACTTTTACCAGCGCTGCATGGGTGCTGACCtcccttttaatttaagtgGAAGGAAATCAGGCCCATTCTCCCTAGTAATGAGATTCCCGTTTCTCATTCAAAATGagcttttttctttcttgctcCATTTTTCTATTGAAAAATGGCTAGGATGTGAATGGCTTGGTACGTTACCAGCTATACAATGATTGTGAAAGTTATCATCTAATCTCCAAAATCTTGGCTTTTTACTAAATAaattctctctgtatcaatatACAAAACACGTATTTTATCTAACGTTTTTCCTCTTTGTGCATTTAGCAATTACACTGCCCTCATTGGTGTGTGGATTTACGGCTTTTTCGTAATGGTCCTCCTGGCTTTGGACTTCTTGTACTACTCGGCTATGAACTACGAGTTGTGCCGGGTCTACCTAGAGAAATGGGGGCTGGGTGGTCGATGGCTGAAACAGGCCAGGAGTCAATGGCACAGCGCAGCTCAGGAGGGAGAACAGAATGTGGGTTCAATGCTGGGTCACCACCACCATCCGAGGCACAGCTTGAGAGGGGAGACACAGAGCCCTACGCTTCTCACCTTCCAAAACTCTACAGCCTAGTGAGTATGTTACATTATTGGTTTGGGGGAATTTCCATATGGCAAAAAAGCCCAGGAGCCCATGTTACATTGGCACAGTATAGGTTTGGAaaattcatttctttctttcttctgcagaactcaaaagaagatattttaaagaatgttggtaaccgaacaatggtggtacccattgacttgcattgatttagtgtctatacaatagaagtgaatgggtaacgctgttattcggttaccaacattggGTGAAGAATccctttaaagcatttgtttttttaagaaaagaaaaagtctCATATGAGAATCTTGTCTCCCATGTAGAGGAAATCCTGCAGACTAAAACAAACTCTATAGTTTTGTTTGCACGTGATTTGTGTACTGTATGCAAAACCCTGCAAAGCAGATGTCTGAGGAAAGCATTTCGTGCTTTTCAAGTAGACATCATCTGCTGTACACCAGAATACTCTCGCAACATAAATATTAACCGCCGAGCAgacattgtttaataaaaggATGAAATCTGACCTTTTAAATAGTTCAAAAGAACAGAGTCTCCAGTACACATCCTTGGTACTCAGACACTTCAAGAATGGTTTCAGATGGGAGTTCAGATGAGTTTGCTGCTGTCACCTGTCATGACCTTCACATGGCAACCCTTGGCATCCGATTTGGATCCATGCCACCCAAATGTTTTGCCACTTTGCCCACAGTAGGACAGAGCTGATATTAAGGTTTGGGTGTGTCTTATGGTTAGCGAACAGGCTGTAGGCAGTCAAAAGACATGTGATCTAAAACAGAGAGTTAGTTCAAAAGTATATTGAACACTAAAATGAGCGATCAAGCTTCCTGTTCACTCATCCTCGTCCCTCTCTTTGCACACCTGTCCTGTCATGTTGCCCCGTGTCTGATAGCAGAACGTCTGGAGGCAAGCGAGTGGAATCTAGCGTGtaatgtgatgatgatgatgtgtctCACACTTTGAAGATGCCAGAGAAATGAAGCTCTCACAGCTCAGAGATAAGACAGGAGGATGCATGGCTACATTACGCTTCCCTTTTCGGCTGCAGACTCCGCAAGAATCTTCCTGGATAAGGTTAATTGAGTATCGGCATACTTGAGATTAGGTTCGCATCAAGACGTCTGCAAATCAGCTTATCTGATGTCTGCATCAGCTTTTTGTTAGGCCTATATTCTTAAACATTCAGAATAGCAAACCATAGTTATTTAACACCTCAAGATGATAGATGACCACTC
The nucleotide sequence above comes from Triplophysa rosa linkage group LG24, Trosa_1v2, whole genome shotgun sequence. Encoded proteins:
- the shisal1a gene encoding protein shisa-like-1a isoform X2, giving the protein MIMHGRWSFNTLAVIFILLSTAALSAHFRVCEPYSDHKGRYHFGFHCPRLSDNKTYIFCCHHNNTTFKYCCNETEFQSVMQLNLTTNSDGFTHNNYTALIGVWIYGFFVMVLLALDFLYYSAMNYELCRVYLEKWGLGGRWLKQARSQWHSAAQEGEQNVGSMLGHHHHPRHSLRGETQSPTLLTFQNSTA
- the shisal1a gene encoding protein shisa-like-1a isoform X1, which codes for MIMHGRWSFNTLAVIFILLSTAALSAHFRVCEPYSDHKGRYHFGFHCPRLSDNKTYIFCCHHNNTTFKYCCNETEFQSVMQLNLTTNSDGFTHNNYTALIGVWIYGFFVMVLLALDFLYYSAMNYELCRVYLEKWGLGGRWLKQARSQWHSAAQEGEQNVGSMLGHHHHPRHSLRGETQSPTLLTFQNSTA